The following are encoded in a window of Psychrobacter sp. P11F6 genomic DNA:
- the nusG gene encoding transcription termination/antitermination protein NusG, which produces MRWYIVQAFSGYEKQVQRSLTDRINRSDFAESFGDVLVPTEEVVEMKDGKKRKSERKFFPGYVLIQMEMNDNTWHIVKECPRIMGFIGGTPETPAPITQVEADRILNRLNQTETDPRPKTLFEPGEELLVIDGPFTDFKGLVEKVDYEKSKLHLTVNVFNRPTQVELEFSKVEKLD; this is translated from the coding sequence ATGCGTTGGTATATTGTCCAAGCGTTTTCAGGATATGAAAAGCAAGTACAGCGTTCATTAACTGATCGTATTAATCGTAGTGACTTCGCTGAATCATTCGGTGACGTATTGGTTCCTACTGAAGAAGTCGTCGAAATGAAAGACGGCAAAAAGCGTAAGAGTGAGCGTAAGTTTTTTCCAGGTTATGTATTGATCCAGATGGAAATGAACGACAATACTTGGCACATCGTTAAAGAGTGCCCACGTATTATGGGTTTCATCGGTGGTACACCTGAAACACCAGCGCCAATTACGCAAGTAGAAGCGGATCGTATTTTAAACCGTTTGAATCAGACTGAAACTGACCCACGTCCTAAGACTCTATTTGAGCCGGGCGAAGAGCTGTTGGTTATCGATGGTCCATTTACTGACTTTAAAGGGTTGGTAGAAAAAGTGGATTACGAGAAGTCTAAACTACATTTAACGGTAAACGTATTTAATCGACCGACTCAGGTCGAGCTTGAATTTAGTAAAGTTGAAAAGCTAGACTAA
- the rpoB gene encoding DNA-directed RNA polymerase subunit beta: protein MAYSYTEKKRIRKSFAELPTVMDIPYLLSIQVDSYEQFLQEHKKPKARENTGLQAAYSSIFPIESHSGNAELQFVEYYLGTPEFDERECILRGSTFAAPMRVKIRLIIKDKDSKDKDSKAAIKDIREQSVYMGEMPLMTANGTFIINGTERVIVSQLHRSPGVFFDHDKGKSHSSGKVLYNARIIPYRGSWLDFEFDAKDLVFARIDRRRKLLASIILRALGLTTSEILDLFFDKVAVYKGEEQFEIDLVADRLRGEMAQFDIVSPEGDVIVEQGKRINARRIRQLEEAGMTKIAIPDEYLYERILAEDIVVNDEVIAKANTLIDHELLVKLSAFEASESIKEFSILFTNDIDQGSYIADTLRADSTSSREEALIEIYKVMRPGEPPTVETAEKLFDSMFFNADRYDLSNVGRMKFNRRLGLEFDNTDDPDIQRARSVLTNADIVNVLKELIEIRNGRGEVDDIDHLGNRRIRSVGEMAENQFRVGLVRVERAVKERLSSAESDNLSPQDLINSKPVAAAVKEFFGSSQLSQFMDQNNPLSEVTHKRRVSALGPGGLTRERAGFEVRDVHDTHYGRVCPIETPEGPNIGLINSLATFAKTNSFGFLETPYRRVVDGKVTDIIEYLSAIEEVGTVIAQADSPVTGEGALSDEMVSVRSYGEFVRMPPEKVTHMDVSPSQVVSVAAGLIPFLEHDDANRALMGSNMQRQAVPTLRADKPLVGTGMERHVARDSGVCVIAKRGGVIEDVDASRVVVRVNEDEMIAGEAGIDIYNLVKYTRSNQNTCINQRIIVNQGDAIAVGDILADGPSTDLGELALGQNIRIAFMPWNGYNFEDSILLSEKVVKEDRFTTIHIQELTCVARDTKLGTEEITADIPNVGEAALSSLDEAGIVYIGAEVDAGDILVGKVTPKGETQLTPEEKLLRAIFGEKAADVKDTSLRVPTSSKGTVIDVQVFTRDGVEKDARARAIEKSQLDSYRKDLKEELRIFEEAARGRIGNLLDGQKVSGGSGLKAGTVMALADMKDMSLETLLDIQPVEEEISERLTQIAEYLVDKQKDIDVKFAEKKRKLTAGDDLQHGVQKIVKVYLAVKRRIQPGDKMAGRHGNKGVVSRIMPVEDMPYDENGNTVDIVLNPLGVPSRMNIGQVLETHLGMAAKGLGEKIDGMLKSQAAIKDLRDFLDKIYNQVGGEQVDLDSLSDDDIMALADNLRAGVPMGTAVFDGARESQVKDLLELAGMDRNGQQTLYDGRTGQKFDRKVTVGYMYMLKLNHLVDDKMHARSTGSYSLVTQQPLGGKAQFGGQRFGEMEVWALEAYGATYTLQEMLTVKSDDVEGRTRMYKNIVDGEQYMDPGMPESFNVLTKEIKSLGINIELKQTH, encoded by the coding sequence ATGGCATATTCTTATACTGAAAAAAAGCGTATTCGCAAAAGTTTTGCTGAATTGCCCACTGTGATGGACATTCCCTATTTACTGTCTATTCAAGTAGATTCTTACGAGCAATTTTTGCAAGAGCACAAAAAGCCAAAAGCTCGTGAGAATACTGGTTTGCAAGCTGCGTATTCCTCTATTTTCCCAATTGAGAGTCACTCTGGTAATGCAGAGCTACAATTCGTTGAATATTATTTAGGCACGCCTGAATTTGATGAGCGTGAGTGTATCTTGCGTGGCTCAACATTTGCTGCGCCGATGCGCGTCAAAATCCGTCTGATCATCAAAGACAAAGATAGCAAAGACAAAGACAGCAAAGCGGCTATCAAAGATATTCGTGAGCAAAGTGTCTATATGGGCGAGATGCCTTTGATGACAGCTAACGGTACTTTTATTATCAATGGTACTGAGCGTGTTATCGTATCTCAGTTACATCGCTCACCTGGCGTGTTCTTTGACCATGATAAAGGTAAGTCGCATTCAAGTGGTAAGGTGCTATATAACGCGCGTATCATTCCTTACCGTGGTTCATGGTTAGATTTTGAATTTGATGCCAAAGACTTAGTTTTTGCTCGTATTGACCGTCGTCGTAAGCTATTGGCTTCAATTATTCTACGTGCGCTTGGTTTGACAACGTCTGAAATCTTAGATTTGTTCTTTGATAAAGTAGCCGTATATAAAGGTGAAGAGCAGTTCGAGATTGATCTGGTTGCTGATCGCTTGCGCGGTGAGATGGCTCAGTTCGATATCGTATCACCAGAAGGTGATGTCATCGTAGAGCAGGGCAAGCGTATTAATGCACGCCGTATTCGTCAGCTTGAAGAAGCAGGTATGACGAAGATTGCGATACCTGATGAATATCTCTATGAGCGTATTTTAGCTGAAGATATCGTGGTGAATGACGAAGTTATCGCTAAAGCGAATACATTGATTGACCATGAGTTATTGGTTAAATTAAGCGCATTTGAAGCCAGCGAGTCTATCAAAGAGTTCAGCATTTTATTCACTAATGATATCGATCAAGGCAGTTATATTGCCGACACTTTGCGTGCTGATAGTACGTCAAGCCGTGAAGAAGCATTGATTGAAATCTATAAAGTCATGCGTCCAGGTGAGCCACCAACGGTTGAGACCGCTGAAAAACTATTTGACAGTATGTTCTTCAACGCTGATCGTTATGACTTATCGAACGTCGGTCGTATGAAATTTAACCGCCGTTTAGGGTTAGAGTTTGATAATACTGATGATCCAGACATTCAACGAGCTCGTAGCGTATTGACCAACGCTGATATCGTTAATGTCCTAAAAGAATTGATTGAGATTCGTAACGGTCGCGGTGAAGTCGATGATATCGATCACTTGGGTAACCGTCGTATTCGTTCTGTAGGCGAAATGGCAGAAAACCAATTCCGTGTTGGTCTAGTACGTGTAGAGCGTGCGGTCAAAGAGCGTCTGAGCTCAGCGGAATCTGATAACTTGTCACCACAAGATTTGATTAACTCGAAGCCTGTTGCGGCTGCGGTTAAAGAGTTCTTTGGTTCAAGCCAGTTGTCACAGTTTATGGATCAGAACAACCCATTGTCTGAAGTTACCCATAAACGCCGTGTCTCAGCACTAGGACCCGGTGGTCTAACTCGTGAACGTGCAGGCTTTGAAGTACGTGACGTACATGATACCCATTATGGCCGTGTATGCCCGATTGAGACTCCTGAAGGTCCAAACATTGGTCTTATCAACTCATTGGCAACCTTTGCTAAAACCAACAGCTTTGGCTTCTTAGAAACGCCATATCGCCGTGTGGTTGACGGTAAAGTAACGGATATCATTGAGTATCTATCAGCAATTGAAGAAGTCGGTACGGTCATTGCACAGGCTGATTCACCAGTAACCGGAGAAGGCGCGTTATCTGATGAAATGGTCAGTGTCCGTAGCTATGGTGAATTCGTGCGTATGCCGCCAGAAAAAGTGACGCATATGGATGTGTCGCCAAGTCAGGTTGTATCGGTAGCGGCAGGTTTGATTCCGTTCCTAGAGCATGATGATGCTAACCGAGCGCTTATGGGCTCGAACATGCAGCGTCAGGCAGTTCCTACGCTACGTGCTGATAAGCCATTAGTCGGTACCGGTATGGAGCGTCACGTTGCGCGTGACTCAGGTGTTTGTGTGATCGCTAAGCGTGGCGGTGTGATCGAAGACGTTGATGCATCACGTGTTGTGGTTCGTGTCAATGAAGATGAGATGATTGCTGGTGAAGCTGGTATTGATATCTATAACCTCGTTAAATACACGCGTTCTAACCAAAATACTTGTATCAACCAACGTATTATCGTCAACCAAGGTGATGCTATTGCTGTAGGTGATATCTTGGCTGATGGTCCGTCAACGGATCTTGGTGAGCTTGCATTGGGTCAGAACATTCGCATCGCATTTATGCCGTGGAATGGTTACAACTTCGAAGATTCAATCTTGCTTTCTGAAAAAGTGGTTAAAGAAGATCGTTTCACGACTATTCATATTCAAGAATTAACTTGTGTAGCACGTGATACCAAGCTAGGTACTGAAGAAATTACTGCCGATATTCCAAACGTTGGCGAAGCGGCGCTATCAAGTCTTGATGAAGCAGGTATCGTTTATATCGGTGCTGAAGTCGACGCTGGTGATATCTTAGTTGGTAAAGTGACGCCAAAAGGTGAAACGCAACTAACGCCAGAAGAGAAATTGCTCCGGGCTATCTTTGGTGAAAAAGCGGCTGATGTTAAAGACACGTCGCTACGCGTACCAACATCAAGTAAAGGCACGGTTATTGACGTTCAAGTCTTTACTCGTGACGGCGTTGAAAAAGATGCACGTGCAAGAGCAATTGAAAAATCACAGCTTGATAGCTATCGTAAAGATTTAAAAGAAGAGCTACGTATCTTTGAAGAAGCGGCTCGTGGTCGTATTGGTAATCTGTTAGATGGTCAAAAAGTCAGCGGTGGTTCTGGTCTAAAAGCCGGTACAGTGATGGCATTGGCTGATATGAAAGATATGAGCCTTGAGACTTTGCTTGATATTCAGCCTGTTGAAGAAGAAATCTCTGAGCGTCTAACGCAAATCGCTGAGTATTTGGTTGATAAGCAAAAAGATATCGATGTGAAGTTTGCTGAGAAAAAACGCAAATTGACCGCTGGTGATGACTTGCAGCACGGCGTACAAAAAATCGTTAAAGTATATCTAGCGGTTAAGCGTCGTATTCAGCCTGGTGATAAGATGGCGGGTCGTCATGGTAACAAAGGTGTGGTATCGCGCATTATGCCAGTTGAAGATATGCCTTATGATGAAAATGGTAATACCGTTGACATCGTCTTGAACCCACTTGGTGTACCATCTCGTATGAACATCGGTCAGGTTTTAGAAACGCATTTGGGTATGGCAGCGAAAGGCTTGGGTGAGAAGATCGATGGTATGCTCAAATCGCAAGCAGCGATCAAAGATTTACGTGACTTCTTAGACAAAATCTATAACCAAGTCGGCGGTGAGCAAGTTGATCTTGATAGCTTGAGTGATGATGACATCATGGCGCTAGCAGATAACTTGCGCGCTGGTGTACCAATGGGCACAGCAGTATTTGACGGCGCAAGAGAAAGCCAAGTTAAGGATCTGTTAGAGCTTGCTGGTATGGATCGCAATGGTCAACAGACATTGTATGATGGTCGTACTGGTCAGAAGTTTGACCGTAAAGTGACCGTTGGTTATATGTACATGCTCAAACTTAACCATTTGGTTGATGACAAAATGCATGCACGTTCTACTGGTTCTTACTCACTAGTTACGCAGCAGCCACTCGGCGGTAAAGCTCAGTTTGGTGGTCAGCGCTTCGGTGAGATGGAAGTCTGGGCACTAGAAGCTTATGGCGCGACTTACACGTTGCAGGAAATGCTGACTGTGAAGTCGGATGACGTTGAAGGCCGTACACGTATGTATAAAAACATCGTTGATGGTGAGCAGTATATGGATCCAGGTATGCCTGAATCGTTCAACGTACTGACCAAAGAAATCAAATCATTGGGTATTAATATTGAGTTAAAGCAAACCCATTAA
- the secE gene encoding preprotein translocase subunit SecE: protein MSNDQDNLETKLSDAKAGAGGMLSKGKHISAGNQTTAVEVAKTGSIKDVVLWLLAAAVLIGATLVNQYLPGYWQPANDVWVRIGIIVALIVFALVCLALTHQGRAFKILLKDAAVELRRVTWPGKDETFQYTWQVIVMIAIVGFLVWLLDNFFNWFVGIFIG, encoded by the coding sequence ATGAGCAATGATCAAGATAACCTCGAGACTAAGTTATCTGATGCCAAGGCGGGTGCTGGTGGAATGCTGTCTAAAGGTAAGCACATCTCAGCGGGCAATCAAACAACTGCTGTTGAAGTGGCTAAAACAGGCTCAATAAAAGATGTGGTATTGTGGCTACTTGCCGCAGCAGTATTAATCGGGGCGACGTTAGTTAATCAGTATTTACCTGGCTATTGGCAACCTGCCAATGATGTCTGGGTACGTATTGGTATTATCGTTGCCCTTATTGTATTCGCCTTAGTATGCTTGGCATTAACGCATCAAGGCCGCGCTTTTAAAATATTATTAAAAGACGCTGCTGTTGAATTGCGCCGAGTGACATGGCCAGGTAAAGATGAAACGTTTCAATATACCTGGCAGGTCATTGTCATGATTGCCATTGTTGGTTTTCTGGTTTGGTTATTAGATAACTTTTTCAATTGGTTCGTTGGCATCTTTATTGGTTAG
- the tuf gene encoding elongation factor Tu — protein sequence MAKAKFERVKPHVNVGTIGHVDHGKTTLTAAIATVAAITSGGEAKDYASIDSAPEEKARGITINTSHVEYDTPARHYAHVDCPGHADYVKNMITGAAQMDGAILVVSATDGPMPQTREHILLSRQVGVPYIIVFMNKCDVVDDEELLELVEMEVRELLNDYDFPGDDTPIIHGSATEALKGSQEKYGQPAVVELLNVLDTYIPEPERDVDKAFLMPIEDVFSISGRGTVVTGRVESGIVRVGDEIEIVGIRDTQKTTCTGVEMFRKLLDEGRAGENCGVLLRGTKREDVQRGQVLAKPGSITPHTKFDAEVYVLSKEEGGRHTPFLNGYRPQFYFRTTDVTGAIQLQDGTEMVMPGDNVEMGVELIHPIAMDKGLRFAIREGGRTVGAGVVANVLN from the coding sequence ATGGCAAAGGCCAAGTTTGAACGCGTAAAGCCACACGTCAACGTCGGTACAATCGGACACGTTGACCACGGTAAAACAACCCTAACAGCTGCCATCGCAACTGTAGCAGCAATCACTTCAGGTGGCGAAGCCAAAGACTACGCGTCTATTGACTCAGCACCAGAAGAAAAAGCACGTGGCATCACCATCAACACCTCACACGTAGAATATGACACCCCAGCACGTCACTACGCTCACGTCGATTGCCCAGGTCACGCCGATTATGTTAAAAACATGATCACTGGTGCCGCTCAGATGGACGGCGCAATCCTAGTCGTATCAGCAACTGACGGCCCAATGCCACAAACCCGTGAGCACATCCTGCTTTCACGTCAGGTTGGCGTACCGTACATCATCGTATTCATGAACAAATGTGATGTTGTTGATGACGAAGAATTGCTAGAACTCGTAGAAATGGAAGTTCGTGAACTTCTTAATGACTACGACTTCCCAGGTGATGATACCCCAATCATCCATGGTTCAGCGACTGAAGCCCTAAAAGGCTCACAAGAAAAATACGGCCAACCAGCGGTTGTAGAACTTCTTAACGTTCTTGACACCTACATCCCAGAGCCAGAGCGTGACGTTGACAAAGCATTCCTAATGCCAATCGAAGACGTATTCTCAATCTCAGGCCGTGGTACTGTTGTAACAGGTCGTGTTGAATCTGGTATCGTACGCGTAGGCGACGAAATCGAAATCGTCGGTATCCGTGACACTCAAAAAACCACCTGTACTGGTGTAGAGATGTTCCGTAAACTGCTTGACGAAGGTCGTGCAGGTGAAAACTGTGGCGTACTACTACGTGGTACTAAGCGTGAAGACGTACAACGTGGCCAAGTACTAGCTAAGCCAGGTTCAATCACGCCTCACACCAAGTTTGACGCTGAAGTATATGTGTTGAGCAAAGAAGAGGGTGGTCGTCACACACCATTCCTAAACGGCTATCGTCCACAGTTCTACTTCCGTACTACTGACGTAACTGGTGCAATCCAATTACAAGACGGTACTGAAATGGTAATGCCTGGTGATAACGTTGAGATGGGCGTAGAGCTTATCCACCCAATCGCTATGGACAAAGGTCTTCGCTTCGCAATTCGTGAAGGCGGCCGTACTGTAGGCGCTGGTGTTGTTGCTAACGTACTAAACTAA
- the rplL gene encoding 50S ribosomal protein L7/L12: MALSKDDVLNAIAEMSVMDIVELISAMEEKFGVTAAVAAAPAAAGPAAAAAEEKDEFDVVLASFGEKKVGVIKAVREATGLGLKEAKDLVESAPAPIKEGVNKAEAEELKKKLEEAGATVELK, encoded by the coding sequence ATGGCACTATCTAAAGATGACGTGTTAAACGCAATCGCTGAAATGTCAGTAATGGATATCGTTGAATTAATCAGCGCTATGGAAGAAAAATTCGGCGTAACAGCTGCTGTTGCTGCTGCACCTGCTGCTGCTGGCCCTGCTGCTGCTGCTGCTGAAGAAAAAGACGAGTTTGACGTAGTTCTTGCCAGCTTTGGCGAGAAGAAAGTTGGCGTAATTAAAGCCGTACGTGAAGCTACTGGTCTTGGCTTGAAAGAAGCGAAAGATTTGGTTGAAAGCGCTCCAGCTCCAATCAAAGAAGGCGTTAACAAAGCTGAAGCTGAAGAGTTGAAAAAGAAACTTGAAGAAGCTGGTGCAACTGTTGAACTAAAATAA
- the rplK gene encoding 50S ribosomal protein L11: MAKKIDGYIKLQVPAGKANPSPPIGPALGQKGVNIMAFCKEFNAATSNQEPGLPIPTEITVYSDKSFTFIMKSPPAAYLLRKAAGIAKGSGTPNTAKVGKVDRAQLEDIVKTKDADLTAADLDAAVRTIAGTARSMGITVEGV; encoded by the coding sequence ATGGCTAAGAAGATTGATGGTTACATCAAACTACAAGTCCCTGCAGGTAAAGCAAATCCTTCACCACCGATTGGTCCAGCATTGGGTCAAAAAGGCGTGAACATCATGGCGTTCTGTAAAGAATTTAACGCTGCGACCTCAAACCAAGAGCCGGGTCTACCGATTCCTACTGAGATCACTGTATATAGCGATAAGTCTTTTACTTTCATCATGAAGTCACCACCAGCTGCATACTTACTACGTAAGGCTGCTGGTATCGCTAAAGGTTCTGGTACACCAAATACCGCTAAAGTCGGTAAAGTTGACCGTGCACAACTAGAAGACATCGTTAAGACCAAAGATGCAGATTTAACTGCTGCTGATCTTGATGCTGCTGTTCGTACCATCGCTGGTACTGCACGTTCAATGGGTATTACCGTGGAGGGTGTGTAA
- the fusA gene encoding elongation factor G, whose amino-acid sequence MARKTPLKRYRNIGISAHIDAGKTTTTERVLFYTGVSHKLGEVHDGAATMDWMEQEQERGITITSAATTCFWSGMAKQFDEHRINIIDTPGHVDFTIEVERSMRVLDGACMVYCAVGGVQPQSETVWRQANKYKVPRLAFVNKMDRVGADFYRVIEQIKTRLGGNPVPLVIPIGKEDDFEGVIDLVTMKALYWDEASQGMEFEEREIPAELQEKAEEYREILVENAAEATEELMNEYLENGELSVEQINTAIRQLTIDNQIIPLLCGTAFKNKGVQKMLDAVIQYLPAPMDVPAIKGILDDKDETEGTREASDEAPFSALAFKIMNDKFVGNLTFVRVYSGVLTQGSSVYNPVKMKRERVGRIVQMMANSQEELQEIRTGDIAALVGMKDVTTGDTLCDEQNVITLERMEFPDPVISLAVEPKTKADQERMSIALGRLAKEDPSFRVHTDEESGQTIISGMGELHLEILVDRMKREFNVEANIGAPQVAYRETIRNTVEQEGKFVRQTGGRGKFGHVWLRLEPLDPAGDTEYEFAEEVVGGTVPKEFHGAVDKGIRERMKNGVLAGYPVVGVKATLYDGSYHDVDSDELSFKMAGSMAFRKGFMAADPALLEPIMKVEVETPEDYMGDIMGDLNRRRGLVQGMEDLPGGTKQIRAEVPLAEMFGYATQMRSMSQGRATYSMEFQKYAEIPKSVAADIISKFNNKDDDE is encoded by the coding sequence ATGGCTCGTAAAACTCCCCTAAAACGCTATCGCAACATTGGTATCTCAGCGCACATCGATGCTGGTAAGACAACCACTACTGAGCGTGTTTTATTCTATACCGGTGTTAGTCACAAACTTGGTGAAGTACATGATGGCGCAGCCACTATGGACTGGATGGAGCAAGAACAAGAGCGCGGTATTACTATTACCTCAGCGGCGACGACTTGTTTTTGGTCAGGTATGGCAAAACAGTTTGACGAACATCGTATCAACATTATTGACACCCCAGGTCACGTTGACTTCACGATCGAAGTTGAGCGTTCTATGCGTGTACTTGATGGCGCTTGCATGGTTTATTGTGCAGTAGGCGGCGTTCAGCCACAGTCTGAGACCGTATGGCGTCAGGCAAATAAATATAAAGTTCCACGTCTTGCATTTGTAAACAAAATGGATCGCGTTGGCGCTGATTTCTATCGTGTCATTGAGCAGATCAAAACTCGTCTAGGTGGTAATCCTGTGCCATTGGTTATTCCAATTGGTAAAGAAGATGACTTCGAAGGCGTTATCGATCTAGTTACGATGAAAGCTCTTTATTGGGATGAAGCATCTCAAGGTATGGAGTTTGAAGAGCGCGAAATCCCAGCTGAATTACAAGAAAAAGCAGAAGAGTATCGTGAGATTCTTGTAGAAAATGCGGCTGAAGCAACAGAAGAATTGATGAATGAGTATCTAGAAAATGGCGAGTTGTCTGTAGAGCAGATCAACACTGCTATTCGTCAATTGACTATTGATAACCAAATCATTCCATTACTTTGTGGTACTGCCTTTAAAAACAAAGGTGTACAAAAGATGTTGGATGCGGTCATTCAGTATCTTCCAGCACCAATGGATGTACCTGCTATTAAAGGTATCCTTGATGACAAAGATGAAACTGAAGGCACTCGTGAAGCGTCAGATGAAGCGCCATTCTCAGCTTTAGCATTTAAAATCATGAATGACAAATTCGTTGGTAACTTAACCTTCGTTCGTGTTTATTCAGGTGTTTTAACGCAAGGTAGCAGCGTTTATAACCCAGTTAAAATGAAGCGTGAGCGCGTTGGTCGTATCGTACAGATGATGGCTAACTCTCAAGAAGAGTTGCAAGAAATCCGTACTGGTGATATCGCTGCATTGGTCGGCATGAAAGATGTAACGACTGGTGATACGCTATGTGATGAGCAAAATGTTATCACGCTTGAGCGCATGGAATTCCCAGATCCAGTTATCAGCCTAGCGGTTGAACCTAAGACCAAAGCTGACCAAGAAAGAATGTCTATCGCTTTGGGTCGTTTGGCGAAAGAAGATCCATCGTTCCGTGTACATACTGACGAAGAGTCTGGTCAGACAATCATCAGTGGTATGGGTGAGCTGCATTTAGAGATTCTTGTTGATCGTATGAAGCGTGAGTTTAACGTTGAAGCGAACATCGGTGCGCCGCAGGTTGCTTATCGTGAAACGATTCGTAACACGGTTGAGCAAGAAGGCAAATTCGTACGTCAGACTGGTGGTCGTGGTAAATTCGGTCACGTTTGGTTACGTCTTGAGCCACTTGATCCAGCGGGCGATACTGAATATGAATTCGCTGAAGAAGTTGTTGGTGGTACTGTACCGAAAGAATTCCATGGTGCTGTGGATAAAGGTATCCGAGAACGCATGAAAAATGGCGTACTTGCTGGTTATCCAGTGGTTGGCGTAAAAGCGACCTTGTATGACGGTTCTTACCATGACGTCGACTCGGATGAGCTATCATTTAAGATGGCTGGTTCTATGGCATTCAGAAAAGGCTTCATGGCAGCAGATCCAGCGCTACTTGAGCCAATCATGAAAGTTGAAGTTGAAACGCCTGAAGATTATATGGGCGATATCATGGGCGATCTTAACCGTCGTCGTGGTTTAGTACAGGGTATGGAAGACTTACCTGGCGGTACTAAGCAGATCCGTGCCGAAGTACCATTAGCAGAAATGTTTGGTTATGCCACACAAATGCGCTCAATGTCACAAGGCCGTGCTACTTATTCAATGGAATTCCAAAAGTACGCTGAAATTCCAAAATCAGTTGCTGCTGACATCATCTCTAAATTCAACAATAAAGATGATGACGAGTAA
- the rplJ gene encoding 50S ribosomal protein L10, with product MALTLEQKQQVVAEVSEVAANAYSAVAAEYHGIGVAKLTKLREQAREKGVVLKVVKNTLAKRAFEGTKFESMSDRMTGPLLLAFSMEDLGSAARVVFEFSKDHKALETKLVSVGGVVYGPEELERVSKLPTRDEAISILMATMNAPVTKLVQTMNAVPSKLVRTVAAIKDAKEAA from the coding sequence ATGGCATTAACGCTAGAGCAAAAACAACAAGTTGTGGCTGAAGTGTCTGAAGTTGCTGCTAATGCTTACTCAGCAGTAGCTGCCGAATATCATGGTATTGGTGTTGCAAAGCTTACTAAGCTGCGCGAACAAGCCCGTGAAAAAGGCGTCGTTTTGAAAGTGGTAAAAAACACCCTAGCAAAACGTGCGTTTGAAGGCACTAAGTTTGAGAGCATGTCAGACCGTATGACTGGTCCATTACTTTTGGCTTTCTCTATGGAAGATTTGGGATCTGCTGCTCGAGTTGTTTTCGAGTTCAGCAAAGATCACAAAGCTTTAGAGACCAAATTGGTATCAGTTGGTGGTGTTGTTTATGGTCCAGAAGAGCTAGAGCGCGTATCGAAGCTACCAACTCGCGACGAAGCAATCTCTATCTTGATGGCTACTATGAATGCACCAGTTACCAAGCTTGTTCAAACTATGAACGCTGTTCCTAGTAAGCTTGTTCGCACGGTAGCAGCAATCAAAGACGCAAAAGAAGCGGCATAA
- the rplA gene encoding 50S ribosomal protein L1, whose translation MSKLTKRQKEIQSRIVHEKQYTVEEAVQILNDLPPLKFKESIDIAINLGVDPRKSDQVVRGATNLPAGTGKTKRVAVFAQGAAAEAAKEAGADIVGFEDLAESIKAGNMDFDIVIAAPDAMRVVGQLGTILGPRGLMPNPKVGTVTPNVAEAVTNAKAGQAQYRVDKAGIIHTTIGQVGFTAEQVIQNAEALIADLRRAKPATSKGTFIKKITLSSTMGPGLSIDPVPYRTAK comes from the coding sequence ATGAGCAAGCTAACCAAACGTCAAAAAGAAATTCAAAGCCGTATCGTACATGAAAAGCAGTATACAGTTGAAGAAGCGGTTCAAATCCTAAACGATTTACCACCTCTTAAATTCAAAGAGTCAATTGATATTGCGATTAACTTGGGTGTTGACCCACGTAAATCTGATCAAGTGGTTCGTGGCGCTACCAACCTACCTGCTGGTACTGGTAAAACCAAACGCGTTGCTGTATTTGCTCAAGGTGCTGCTGCTGAAGCCGCCAAAGAAGCTGGTGCAGATATCGTTGGTTTTGAAGACCTAGCAGAATCAATCAAAGCTGGTAACATGGACTTTGATATCGTTATTGCTGCTCCTGATGCAATGCGTGTTGTTGGTCAACTAGGTACTATCCTAGGTCCACGTGGTCTAATGCCTAACCCTAAAGTCGGTACGGTTACGCCTAACGTTGCTGAAGCGGTTACTAACGCTAAAGCCGGTCAAGCACAGTATCGTGTAGACAAAGCAGGTATCATCCACACGACTATCGGTCAAGTTGGTTTTACTGCTGAGCAAGTAATCCAGAATGCTGAAGCACTGATTGCAGATTTAAGACGTGCTAAGCCTGCTACTTCTAAAGGTACTTTCATTAAGAAAATTACCTTGTCTAGCACGATGGGTCCTGGTCTAAGTATTGATCCAGTTCCATATCGCACAGCAAAATAA